A genomic window from Streptomyces mirabilis includes:
- the gatA gene encoding Asp-tRNA(Asn)/Glu-tRNA(Gln) amidotransferase subunit GatA: MTDTNVNIIKLTAAEIAAKIAAGELTAVAVTEAHLARIEAVDEKVHAFLHVDREGALAQARAVDAKRERGEKLGPLAGVPLALKDIFTTEGIPTTVGSKILEGWIPPYDATLTKKLKAADVVILGKTNMDEFAMGSSTENSAYGPTGNPWDLTRIPGGSGGGSSAALASFEAPLAIGTDTGGSIRQPAAVTGTVGVKPTYGGVSRYGMVAFSSSLDQGGPCARTVLDAALLHEVIAGHDPLDSTSIDAPVPPVVEAARNGSVAGMRVGVVKQFRGEGYQAGVVQRFDEAVALLGELGAEIVELDCPSFDLALAAYYLIAPSECSSNLARFDAMRYGLRVGDDGTKSAEEVTSLTREAGFGPEVKRRIMLGTYALSSGYYDAYYGSAQKVRTLITRDFEKSFEKVDVIVSPTTPTTAFPIGERADDPMAMYLADLCTIPTNLAGNAAMSLPCGLAPEDNLPVGLQIIAPAMKDDRLYKVGAAVEAAFVEKWGHPLLEEAPSL; encoded by the coding sequence ATGACGGACACCAACGTCAACATCATCAAGCTGACGGCGGCCGAGATCGCCGCGAAGATCGCCGCGGGCGAGCTCACGGCCGTCGCGGTCACCGAGGCCCACCTCGCCCGGATCGAGGCCGTCGACGAGAAGGTGCACGCCTTCCTGCACGTCGACCGCGAGGGCGCGCTCGCGCAGGCCCGCGCCGTCGACGCCAAGCGGGAGCGGGGCGAGAAGCTCGGCCCCCTGGCCGGTGTGCCGCTCGCGCTCAAGGACATCTTCACCACCGAGGGCATCCCGACGACCGTCGGTTCGAAGATCCTCGAGGGCTGGATCCCGCCGTACGACGCGACCCTCACCAAGAAGCTGAAGGCCGCCGACGTCGTCATCCTCGGCAAGACCAACATGGACGAGTTCGCCATGGGGTCCTCCACCGAGAACAGCGCCTACGGCCCCACCGGCAACCCCTGGGACCTCACCCGTATCCCCGGCGGCTCCGGCGGCGGGTCGAGCGCCGCGCTCGCCTCGTTCGAGGCGCCCCTCGCCATCGGCACGGACACGGGCGGCTCCATCCGCCAGCCCGCCGCCGTCACCGGCACGGTCGGCGTCAAGCCGACGTACGGCGGGGTGTCGCGGTACGGCATGGTCGCGTTCTCCTCCTCCCTCGACCAGGGCGGCCCCTGCGCCCGTACGGTCCTGGACGCCGCGCTGCTGCACGAGGTCATCGCGGGCCACGACCCGCTCGACTCCACCTCCATCGACGCCCCGGTCCCGCCGGTCGTCGAGGCGGCCCGCAACGGCTCCGTCGCCGGCATGCGCGTCGGTGTCGTCAAGCAGTTCCGCGGCGAGGGCTACCAGGCCGGTGTCGTGCAGCGCTTCGACGAGGCCGTCGCCCTGCTGGGGGAGCTCGGCGCCGAGATCGTCGAGCTGGACTGCCCGTCCTTCGACCTGGCGCTGGCGGCGTACTACCTCATCGCCCCGTCCGAGTGCTCGTCGAACCTCGCCCGCTTCGACGCCATGCGCTACGGCCTCAGGGTCGGCGACGACGGCACGAAGTCGGCCGAGGAGGTCACCTCCCTCACCCGTGAGGCGGGGTTCGGCCCCGAGGTCAAGCGCCGCATCATGCTCGGCACGTACGCGCTCAGCTCCGGCTACTACGACGCGTACTACGGCAGCGCCCAGAAGGTCCGTACGCTCATCACGCGCGACTTCGAGAAGTCGTTCGAGAAGGTCGACGTCATCGTCTCCCCGACGACGCCCACCACCGCCTTCCCGATCGGCGAGCGCGCCGACGACCCGATGGCGATGTACCTCGCGGACCTGTGCACCATCCCCACCAACCTGGCGGGCAACGCCGCCATGTCGCTGCCCTGCGGTCTCGCCCCGGAGGACAACCTCCCGGTCGGTCTGCAGATCATCGCCCCCGCGATGAAGGACGACCGTCTGTACAAGGTCGGCGCCGCCGTCGAGGCCGCCTTCGTGGAAAAGTGGGGCCACCCGCTGCTCGAGGAGGCTCCGTCGTTGTGA
- a CDS encoding GNAT family protein, which produces MYAISLGDDGAELRPLEPWHAEEFLAHLDRGREFIGQYIPFGSKATDVPSARETLQRYADLRAADTGSLHGLWLEGKLVGGVLFLNFDAEHGNCEVGCWLEPAGTGRGLVTRAMRILIDWAVEERGIHRVEWIAASANVPSVNGARRLGMTRDAVLRESYPHRGVRLDMEVWSVLAPEWRAARAREQR; this is translated from the coding sequence ATGTACGCGATATCCCTGGGTGACGACGGCGCGGAACTGCGGCCCCTGGAGCCCTGGCACGCGGAGGAGTTCCTCGCGCACCTGGACCGGGGCAGGGAGTTCATCGGGCAGTACATCCCCTTCGGGTCCAAGGCCACGGACGTGCCCTCCGCGCGGGAGACACTCCAGCGGTACGCCGACCTGCGCGCCGCCGACACCGGGTCCCTGCACGGCCTGTGGCTGGAGGGGAAACTCGTCGGCGGGGTGCTCTTCCTGAACTTCGACGCCGAGCACGGCAACTGCGAGGTCGGCTGCTGGCTGGAACCCGCCGGCACCGGACGCGGTCTGGTCACCCGGGCGATGCGGATCCTCATCGACTGGGCGGTCGAGGAGCGCGGGATCCATCGGGTGGAGTGGATAGCCGCCTCCGCGAACGTACCGAGTGTGAACGGCGCCCGGCGGCTCGGGATGACCCGGGACGCGGTGCTGCGGGAGAGCTACCCCCACCGGGGCGTACGCCTCGACATGGAGGTCTGGTCGGTACTCGCGCCCGAGTGGCGGGCGGCACGCGCGCGTGAGCAACGATGA
- a CDS encoding PQQ-dependent sugar dehydrogenase produces MKAVLAAAALVVTAGCSSGGGGGAPIGGLSPSSSGSTGTGASSAPRATETAAPAKGSVKVLRTVTENLKSPWGLAPLPEGGLLVSSRDEGTITRVDEKTGKKTELGQVPGVAPAGEGGLLGIALSPTYASDHMIYAYLTTASDNRIVRMLYDEKKPSGEQLGAPDTIFKGIPKGMIHNGGRIAFGPDRMLYAGAGETGDRGQAQDTKALGGKILRMTPDGDPAPGNPFDDSVVYSYGHRNVQGLAWDDKQRLWASEFGQDTWDELNQIKPGDNYGWPVVEGRSDDPKYHNPVAQWHTDQASPSGIAYAEGSIWMAGLRGQRLWRIPLKGTEAAAAPQAFLKGEYGRLRTVVPAGGDKLWLVTSETDGRGSPGKGDDRILELEVK; encoded by the coding sequence ATGAAGGCCGTGTTGGCCGCGGCAGCGCTGGTGGTGACGGCCGGCTGTTCCTCCGGTGGCGGAGGAGGGGCGCCGATCGGCGGCCTGAGCCCGTCGTCGAGCGGTAGTACGGGGACGGGGGCGTCGTCAGCCCCGCGGGCCACCGAGACGGCCGCGCCGGCCAAGGGCTCGGTGAAGGTGCTGCGCACCGTCACCGAGAACCTCAAGTCGCCCTGGGGCCTGGCGCCGCTGCCGGAGGGCGGCCTGCTGGTGTCCTCGCGGGACGAGGGGACGATCACCCGGGTCGACGAGAAGACCGGCAAGAAGACCGAACTCGGCCAGGTGCCCGGCGTGGCCCCCGCCGGCGAAGGCGGCCTCCTCGGCATCGCGCTCTCCCCCACGTACGCCTCCGACCACATGATCTACGCGTACCTCACGACGGCCTCGGACAACCGCATCGTCCGCATGCTGTACGACGAGAAGAAGCCGTCCGGGGAGCAGCTCGGGGCGCCGGACACGATCTTCAAGGGCATCCCCAAGGGGATGATCCACAACGGTGGGCGGATCGCCTTCGGACCCGACCGGATGCTGTACGCGGGGGCGGGCGAGACGGGTGACCGGGGGCAGGCCCAGGACACGAAGGCGCTCGGCGGCAAGATCCTGCGGATGACGCCGGACGGCGACCCGGCGCCCGGCAACCCCTTCGACGACTCGGTGGTCTACTCGTACGGCCATCGCAATGTGCAGGGCCTCGCCTGGGACGACAAGCAGCGGCTGTGGGCGTCCGAGTTCGGCCAGGACACCTGGGACGAGCTGAACCAGATCAAGCCGGGCGACAACTACGGCTGGCCGGTGGTCGAGGGCAGGAGCGACGACCCGAAGTACCACAACCCGGTCGCCCAGTGGCACACGGACCAGGCCTCGCCGAGCGGTATCGCCTACGCCGAGGGCTCCATCTGGATGGCGGGGCTGCGCGGCCAACGGCTGTGGCGCATCCCGTTGAAGGGCACGGAGGCCGCCGCCGCCCCGCAGGCCTTCCTGAAGGGCGAGTACGGCCGGCTGCGCACGGTGGTCCCGGCGGGCGGCGACAAGCTCTGGCTCGTGACGAGCGAGACGGACGGCCGCGGCAGCCCCGGCAAGGGCGACGACAGGATTCTGGAGCTGGAGGTGAAGTAG
- a CDS encoding bifunctional diguanylate cyclase/phosphodiesterase: MEPTESAAPDSRLRLRRMTGAWMAGLRTGRPSERPGTGGQGSAPPLTVAAPAPGAGRLAAGRGGGPSGHEPERHISWPTLPAAVVGVAAFVLGGGFYRAFGGHHALFPSGAVGWSLAVLAGIIVGHLVALGRARWWGGTGSGAALTLAVLLLYGWVAAGMVSLTVVVLVGAARRGRWRQGVLHGAVDILGIGAGALVLAMFGRVPSVEAPWNPESWNFYAAPEVVLVATAYLAVTRVLLWYLHAPGTRGLPTATRTALVRQGLVAVALLGIAPLICVVAIAQPMLLPLFSIPLIALDSTLWIARVRAEEQLRDPLTGLPNRQWLLERTWTALDDAERIGARSALMLIDLDRFRSVNDTLGHLAGDRLLLQIADRLRLALPRGAEAARLGGDEFAVLLPVADSTTSATRVARNLVAALGSPLDLDGLTLVLEASAGLAVFPDHALDAEGLLRRADVAMYQAKRDRTGVEVYESKRDSNTPDRLGLLGDLRRALEAGDVELHYQPKVRFDGQVAGLEALVRWVHPERGKVPPDEFIAIAESSGLMPHLTEYVLETALAQVARWRAQGLHVPVAVNVSPRDVHSPGFAGSVAARLARHGVPAGALQLEITEHVLLEDPQRAADTLAGLTGHGVKMSLDDFGTGYSSLVHLRRLPVSELKIDRSFVARLAVDNEDAAIVRCTVDLAHSLGLLVVAEGVEDDETWERLRDLGCDAVQGWLVAAAMPPEEATAWLLARGSRGWQRPRAALPAAE; encoded by the coding sequence ATGGAACCGACCGAGAGCGCCGCCCCGGACTCACGGCTGCGCCTGCGCCGGATGACCGGCGCGTGGATGGCCGGCCTCCGGACGGGGCGTCCGTCGGAGCGCCCCGGCACGGGCGGGCAGGGCTCCGCACCACCCCTCACCGTAGCCGCCCCCGCCCCGGGTGCCGGCAGGCTCGCCGCAGGGCGTGGCGGAGGCCCGTCCGGTCACGAACCCGAACGGCACATCTCCTGGCCCACGCTGCCCGCCGCGGTCGTCGGGGTGGCCGCGTTCGTCCTCGGCGGCGGCTTCTACCGGGCGTTCGGCGGCCACCACGCCCTCTTCCCGTCCGGCGCGGTCGGCTGGTCGCTGGCGGTGCTGGCCGGCATCATCGTCGGCCATCTGGTCGCTCTCGGCCGCGCCCGCTGGTGGGGCGGCACGGGCTCCGGCGCCGCGCTCACCCTCGCGGTCCTGCTGCTGTACGGCTGGGTGGCCGCCGGGATGGTCAGTCTGACCGTCGTCGTGCTGGTCGGCGCCGCGCGCCGAGGCCGCTGGCGCCAGGGGGTGTTGCACGGCGCGGTCGACATCCTCGGCATCGGCGCCGGAGCGCTGGTCCTCGCCATGTTCGGTCGGGTGCCGTCCGTGGAGGCGCCCTGGAACCCGGAGAGCTGGAACTTCTACGCCGCACCCGAGGTGGTGCTGGTCGCGACCGCCTATCTCGCGGTCACGCGCGTCCTGCTCTGGTACCTGCACGCGCCGGGCACCCGGGGACTGCCGACCGCCACCCGCACGGCGCTGGTCCGGCAGGGCCTGGTCGCCGTCGCGCTGCTCGGTATCGCGCCGCTGATCTGCGTGGTCGCGATCGCCCAGCCGATGCTGCTGCCGCTGTTCTCGATCCCCCTCATCGCACTCGACTCCACCCTGTGGATCGCCCGCGTCCGGGCCGAGGAGCAACTGCGCGACCCGCTGACCGGGCTGCCCAACCGCCAGTGGCTGCTCGAACGGACCTGGACGGCTCTGGACGATGCCGAGCGCATCGGCGCGCGTTCCGCCCTGATGCTGATCGACCTCGACCGCTTCCGTTCCGTGAATGACACGTTGGGGCACCTCGCCGGTGACCGGCTGCTCCTTCAGATAGCCGACCGGCTGCGGCTGGCACTGCCGCGCGGGGCGGAGGCCGCGCGGCTCGGCGGGGACGAGTTCGCCGTGTTACTCCCCGTCGCCGACTCCACCACGTCGGCCACGCGGGTCGCCCGCAACCTCGTCGCCGCCCTCGGCTCGCCGCTCGACCTCGACGGACTCACCCTCGTCCTGGAGGCCAGCGCCGGGCTCGCCGTCTTCCCCGACCACGCGCTGGACGCGGAGGGGCTGCTGCGGCGCGCGGACGTGGCGATGTACCAGGCCAAGCGGGACCGCACGGGGGTGGAGGTCTACGAGTCCAAGCGGGACTCGAACACACCGGACCGGCTCGGTCTGCTGGGGGATCTGCGCCGGGCGCTGGAAGCCGGTGACGTCGAACTGCACTACCAGCCCAAGGTCCGCTTCGACGGTCAGGTGGCCGGGCTCGAGGCGCTGGTCCGCTGGGTGCATCCCGAGCGGGGGAAGGTGCCGCCGGACGAGTTCATCGCGATCGCCGAGTCGTCCGGACTGATGCCGCACCTCACCGAGTACGTGCTGGAGACGGCGCTCGCGCAGGTCGCGCGGTGGCGGGCGCAGGGACTGCACGTACCGGTCGCGGTGAACGTGTCCCCGCGGGACGTCCACAGCCCCGGTTTCGCGGGCTCGGTGGCCGCGCGGCTCGCCCGGCACGGGGTCCCGGCGGGGGCGTTGCAGCTGGAGATAACGGAGCATGTGCTCCTCGAGGACCCGCAGCGGGCCGCGGACACGCTGGCCGGGCTGACCGGGCACGGCGTGAAGATGTCGCTGGACGACTTCGGTACGGGGTACTCCTCGCTGGTGCATCTGCGGCGGCTGCCGGTGAGCGAGCTGAAGATCGACCGGTCCTTCGTCGCGCGGCTCGCCGTGGACAACGAGGACGCGGCGATCGTGCGCTGCACCGTCGATCTCGCGCATTCGCTGGGGCTGCTCGTCGTGGCGGAGGGTGTCGAGGACGACGAGACGTGGGAGCGGTTGCGGGATCTCGGGTGTGACGCGGTGCAGGGCTGGCTGGTCGCGGCGGCGATGCCTCCGGAGGAGGCGACGGCGTGGCTGCTGGCGCGGGGGTCGCGCGGCTGGCAGCGGCCGCGTGCCGCGCTGCCGGCCGCCGAGTAG
- a CDS encoding DUF6191 domain-containing protein, with amino-acid sequence MFNMFEELFAPGRKHTNDERKRLELSRVDLNDGDPGRGPIDLTSGKVVVRLPKRERDQEREGGQEGDTGEEPVSEPDES; translated from the coding sequence GTGTTCAACATGTTCGAGGAGCTCTTCGCACCAGGCCGCAAGCACACCAACGACGAACGCAAGCGGCTCGAACTGAGCCGTGTGGACCTGAACGACGGTGACCCGGGCCGCGGCCCCATAGACCTGACCTCCGGCAAGGTGGTCGTACGGCTGCCCAAGCGGGAGCGAGACCAGGAGCGGGAGGGCGGGCAGGAGGGGGACACGGGGGAGGAACCCGTGTCGGAGCCGGACGAGTCCTGA
- the gatC gene encoding Asp-tRNA(Asn)/Glu-tRNA(Gln) amidotransferase subunit GatC produces the protein MPGITREEVAHLARLARLELKAEELDHFAGQLDDIIGAVARVSEVADQDVPPTSHPLPLTNVMRADEVRPSLTPEQALSGAPAQEQQRFKVPQILGED, from the coding sequence ATGCCTGGCATCACGCGCGAGGAGGTCGCCCACCTCGCACGGCTGGCGCGTCTGGAGCTGAAGGCCGAAGAGCTCGACCACTTCGCCGGCCAGCTCGACGACATCATCGGCGCGGTCGCCCGCGTCAGCGAGGTCGCCGACCAAGACGTACCGCCGACCTCTCACCCGCTGCCGCTGACGAACGTCATGCGCGCGGACGAGGTCCGTCCGTCGCTCACCCCCGAGCAGGCGCTCTCCGGCGCCCCGGCCCAGGAGCAGCAGCGTTTCAAGGTGCCGCAGATCCTGGGGGAGGACTAA
- the gatB gene encoding Asp-tRNA(Asn)/Glu-tRNA(Gln) amidotransferase subunit GatB, with protein sequence MTTTTDELVSYEDALATYDPVMGLEVHVELGTKTKMFCGCSTELGAAPNSQTCPTCLGMPGSLPVVNATGVESAIKIGLALHCEIAEWCRFARKNYFYPDMPKNFQTSQYDEPIAFDGYLDVQLEDGEVFRVEIERAHMEEDTGKSTHVGGATGRIHGASHSLLDYNRAGIPLIEIVTKPIEGAGERAPEVAKAYVAELRELIKALGVSEARMEQGQMRCDVNLSLRPHGREQFGTRSETKNVNSLRSVERAARFEIQRHAAVLNSGGTIIQETRHFHEDTGSTTSGRVKEEAEDYRYFPEPDLVPVAPSREWVEELRAGLPEQPLARRNRLREEWGVSAHDMQSILNAGAIDPIVATIEAGADAASARKWWMGELARSANESGKALEDLPITAAQVARVAQLVASGDLNDKLARQVIEGVLAGDGTPDEVVDKRGLKVVSDEGALTAAVDEAIAGNQGVADKIRGGKVAAAGALVGAVMKATRGQADAARVKELILEKLGVSEG encoded by the coding sequence GTGACCACCACGACCGACGAGCTGGTGTCGTACGAGGACGCTCTCGCGACGTACGACCCCGTCATGGGCCTCGAAGTCCATGTCGAGCTCGGCACCAAGACCAAGATGTTCTGCGGGTGTTCCACCGAGTTGGGCGCCGCGCCCAACTCGCAGACCTGCCCGACCTGCCTCGGCATGCCCGGCTCGCTGCCCGTCGTCAACGCGACCGGCGTCGAGTCCGCCATCAAGATCGGTCTCGCGCTGCACTGCGAGATCGCCGAGTGGTGCCGCTTCGCCCGGAAGAACTACTTCTATCCGGACATGCCGAAGAACTTCCAGACCTCCCAGTACGACGAGCCGATCGCCTTCGACGGCTACCTCGACGTACAGCTGGAGGACGGCGAGGTCTTCCGCGTGGAGATCGAGCGCGCCCACATGGAGGAGGACACCGGCAAGTCCACCCACGTGGGTGGCGCGACCGGCCGTATCCACGGCGCCTCGCACTCCCTGCTCGACTACAACCGCGCGGGCATCCCCCTCATCGAGATCGTCACCAAGCCGATCGAGGGTGCGGGCGAGCGCGCTCCCGAGGTCGCCAAGGCGTACGTCGCCGAGCTGCGCGAGCTCATCAAGGCGCTCGGCGTCTCCGAGGCACGCATGGAGCAGGGCCAGATGCGCTGCGACGTGAACCTGTCGCTGCGCCCGCACGGCCGCGAGCAGTTCGGTACGCGCTCCGAGACGAAGAACGTCAACTCGTTGCGCTCCGTGGAGCGTGCGGCCCGCTTCGAGATCCAGCGGCACGCCGCGGTTCTCAACAGCGGCGGCACGATCATCCAGGAGACCCGCCACTTCCACGAGGACACCGGGTCCACGACCTCGGGCCGCGTGAAGGAGGAGGCCGAGGACTACCGGTACTTCCCGGAGCCCGACCTCGTCCCCGTCGCCCCGTCCCGCGAGTGGGTCGAGGAGCTGCGCGCGGGTCTGCCCGAGCAGCCGCTCGCGCGTCGCAACCGCCTCCGTGAGGAGTGGGGTGTCTCGGCGCACGACATGCAGTCGATCCTGAACGCCGGTGCCATCGACCCGATCGTCGCCACGATCGAGGCCGGTGCGGACGCCGCGTCCGCCCGTAAGTGGTGGATGGGTGAACTGGCGCGCAGCGCCAACGAGTCGGGCAAGGCCCTGGAGGACCTGCCCATCACCGCGGCGCAGGTCGCCCGGGTGGCGCAGCTCGTGGCCTCCGGAGATCTGAACGACAAGCTCGCCCGCCAGGTCATCGAGGGCGTGCTCGCGGGCGACGGAACCCCGGACGAAGTCGTCGACAAGCGCGGTCTGAAGGTCGTCTCGGACGAGGGTGCGCTGACCGCCGCCGTCGACGAGGCCATCGCCGGCAACCAGGGCGTCGCGGACAAGATCCGCGGCGGCAAGGTGGCCGCGGCCGGCGCCCTGGTCGGCGCGGTCATGAAGGCCACCCGTGGCCAGGCCGACGCGGCCCGCGTCAAGGAACTCATCCTGGAGAAGCTGGGCGTCAGCGAGGGCTGA
- a CDS encoding MMPL family transporter: MAALARWCVRHRLVTVLLWLLALGGVSAAEAVAGSAYSNNYEVPGTESGRADRLLRQGFPGLGGDSDTVVWRTGPGTVRSAAVEQTMTRALDEIAALPGVASVVSPYEGQGTGRISGDGRTAYATVTFDDQADNLSRSEAQAVVDAAKAAETDGLQVELGGSAIGLTESSGGHLAEVVGVVVAAVVLFLAFGSLAASLLPIATALVGVGTAYASIVLLGHAMTVADFAPMLGMLIGLGVGIDYALFIVTRHRRGLKRGLAVAEAARNAVATTGRAVVFAGATVCIALLGMLILRLSFLNGVAIAASLTVVLTVAASVTLLPALLSFIGPRALSRRERRRLYEHGPQTELPTGLAARWSVFVERHPKLLGAVAVVVMALLALPTLSLHLGTSDQGNNPRSATTRQAYDLLAKGFGPGVNGPLTLVTHVGGAEDRLALDSLDSTLRATAGVASVTPAAYDTGGDAAYLTLVPDSAPQSQTTSDLVDRLRTEVLPRVEAGSGLDVRVGGVTASYDDFAAVIVGRLPLFVGVVIGLGCVLLLLAFRSLGIPLKAAVMNIAAVAAAFGVVVAIFQWGWGSELLGLGRAGPIEPFLPVIMVSVLFGLSMDYQVFLVSRMYEEWLETGDNRRAVRVGLAETSRVINSAAVIMISVFLAFVLSGDRVIAMFGIALASAVALDAFVLRTLLVPALMHLLGGANWWLPRRLDRWLPRVSVEPPECRAAHERLAAATDAEVADVLEDELEKERQRDVRDIPG, translated from the coding sequence TTGGCAGCCCTTGCACGCTGGTGTGTACGGCACCGCCTCGTCACCGTTCTGCTGTGGCTCCTCGCCCTCGGCGGGGTGAGCGCCGCCGAGGCCGTCGCGGGCTCCGCGTACTCGAACAACTACGAGGTGCCCGGCACCGAATCGGGCCGCGCCGACCGGCTTCTGCGGCAGGGCTTCCCCGGTCTCGGCGGCGACAGCGACACCGTCGTCTGGCGCACCGGCCCCGGCACCGTCCGCTCCGCCGCCGTCGAACAGACCATGACCCGCGCCCTCGACGAGATCGCCGCGCTGCCCGGCGTGGCCTCCGTCGTCAGCCCCTACGAAGGGCAGGGCACGGGCCGGATCAGCGGCGACGGGCGTACGGCGTACGCCACCGTCACCTTCGACGACCAGGCCGACAACCTCTCCAGGAGCGAGGCACAGGCCGTCGTCGACGCCGCCAAGGCCGCCGAGACCGACGGGCTCCAGGTGGAGTTGGGCGGCAGCGCCATCGGGCTCACGGAGTCCTCCGGCGGACACCTCGCCGAGGTCGTCGGCGTGGTCGTGGCCGCCGTGGTGCTCTTCCTCGCCTTCGGCTCGCTCGCCGCCTCCCTGCTGCCCATCGCCACCGCCCTGGTCGGCGTCGGGACGGCGTACGCCTCGATCGTGCTCCTGGGGCACGCGATGACGGTCGCCGACTTCGCGCCCATGCTCGGCATGCTGATCGGCCTCGGCGTCGGCATCGACTACGCGCTGTTCATCGTGACCCGGCACCGGCGCGGGCTGAAACGCGGGCTCGCCGTGGCCGAGGCGGCCCGCAACGCCGTCGCCACCACCGGCCGTGCGGTCGTCTTCGCGGGCGCCACCGTCTGTATCGCCCTGCTCGGCATGCTCATCCTGCGGCTCAGCTTCCTGAACGGTGTCGCGATCGCGGCCTCCTTGACCGTGGTCCTCACCGTCGCGGCCTCCGTGACCCTGCTGCCCGCCCTGCTGTCCTTCATCGGCCCGCGCGCCCTCAGCCGACGTGAGCGGCGCAGGCTGTACGAGCACGGGCCCCAGACGGAACTCCCCACCGGACTCGCCGCCCGCTGGTCGGTGTTCGTGGAGCGCCACCCCAAGCTGCTCGGCGCGGTCGCCGTGGTCGTCATGGCGCTACTCGCGCTGCCCACGCTCTCGCTCCACCTCGGCACCTCCGACCAGGGCAACAACCCCAGGTCGGCGACCACCCGGCAGGCGTACGACCTCCTCGCCAAGGGCTTCGGGCCGGGCGTGAACGGGCCGCTGACCCTGGTCACCCACGTCGGCGGCGCCGAGGACAGACTCGCCCTCGACAGCCTGGACAGCACGCTCCGGGCGACCGCCGGGGTCGCCTCGGTGACCCCGGCGGCCTACGACACCGGGGGCGACGCCGCGTACCTCACCCTCGTCCCGGACTCCGCGCCGCAGTCCCAGACGACCAGCGACCTCGTGGACCGGCTGCGCACCGAGGTGCTGCCACGCGTCGAGGCGGGCAGCGGGCTCGACGTGCGTGTCGGCGGGGTGACGGCGAGCTACGACGACTTCGCCGCCGTCATCGTCGGCAGACTGCCCCTCTTCGTGGGCGTCGTGATCGGTCTCGGCTGCGTCCTGCTCCTGCTCGCCTTCCGCTCGCTCGGCATCCCGCTGAAGGCAGCCGTGATGAACATCGCCGCCGTGGCCGCCGCGTTCGGGGTGGTCGTAGCGATCTTCCAGTGGGGCTGGGGGAGCGAGCTGCTGGGCCTCGGCCGCGCGGGTCCGATCGAGCCCTTCCTTCCCGTGATCATGGTGTCGGTCCTCTTTGGGCTCTCCATGGACTACCAGGTCTTCCTGGTCAGCCGGATGTACGAGGAGTGGCTGGAAACCGGAGACAACCGGCGTGCCGTCCGGGTCGGGCTCGCCGAGACCAGCAGGGTGATCAACTCCGCCGCCGTCATCATGATCTCGGTCTTCCTCGCCTTCGTGCTCAGCGGCGACCGCGTCATCGCGATGTTCGGCATCGCCCTCGCCTCCGCCGTCGCTCTCGACGCCTTCGTCCTGCGCACCCTCCTGGTCCCCGCCCTCATGCATCTGCTCGGCGGCGCCAACTGGTGGCTGCCCCGCCGGCTCGACCGGTGGCTGCCGCGCGTCAGCGTCGAACCGCCCGAGTGCCGCGCCGCCCATGAGAGGCTGGCCGCCGCGACGGACGCCGAGGTGGCGGACGTACTGGAGGACGAGCTGGAGAAGGAGCGGCAACGGGATGTACGCGATATCCCTGGGTGA